From Gottschalkia purinilytica, one genomic window encodes:
- the ric gene encoding iron-sulfur cluster repair di-iron protein has protein sequence MKDKFNKNQKVGEIVAEFPKASEIFMKYKLDFCCGGNRTLDNAVIEDKVDSDVALIIDELNESYEKYNSISSKEDIDWRKENNIKIIDHILNTHHAYMRNQLPITENLISKILKAHYSKNGDMLSKVHKLFNQFKVEIEEHLIKEEEVLFPLIKIFEENKDKEVLNNILNILSETEHEHDVAGNIIKEIRKVTNNYELPENACKSFELAYENLKDIEKDLFNHVHLENNILFEKIKG, from the coding sequence ATGAAAGACAAATTCAATAAAAATCAAAAAGTTGGAGAAATAGTTGCAGAATTCCCAAAAGCTTCTGAAATATTTATGAAATATAAATTAGACTTCTGTTGTGGTGGTAATAGAACTCTAGATAATGCTGTTATAGAAGATAAAGTTGATTCTGATGTAGCTTTAATAATAGATGAATTAAATGAGTCTTATGAAAAATATAATTCCATTAGTTCAAAAGAAGATATAGACTGGAGAAAAGAAAATAATATAAAAATAATTGATCATATACTAAATACTCATCATGCTTATATGAGAAATCAACTTCCTATTACAGAAAATTTAATATCAAAGATTTTAAAAGCTCATTACTCTAAAAATGGTGATATGCTTTCTAAAGTTCATAAACTTTTTAATCAGTTTAAAGTTGAAATTGAAGAACATTTAATTAAAGAAGAAGAAGTTCTATTTCCTTTAATTAAAATTTTTGAAGAAAATAAAGATAAGGAAGTACTGAATAATATTTTGAACATATTATCAGAAACTGAGCATGAACATGATGTAGCTGGAAACATTATAAAAGAAATCAGAAAAGTTACAAATAATTATGAGCTTCCAGAAAACGCATGTAAGTCATTTGAATTAGCATATGAAAATCTAAAAGATATAGAAAAAGACTTGTTTAATCATGTTCATTTAGAAAATAATATTCTATTTGAAAAAATAAAAGGCTAA
- a CDS encoding lipoate--protein ligase encodes MLFIRNDSKNPYYNLALEEYALKNLHLNDDFLILWQNAHTVVVGRNQNTIEEVNSKYVKENDVNVVRRMSGGGAVYHDLGNLNYTFITRSDDNSKNNFVKFTKPVIDALETLDVHAEFSGRNDITIDGKKISGNAQYYYQDRMLHHGTILFDVNSDILKDVLNVKLDKIASKGIKSVKSRVTNICQHLKEKITIEELKNILLKFILETNDISIKEYILSPSDIDNINKLMEEKYSTWEWNYGESPKFELQKSKRYEGGSIDLRLNVKEGNITAFKIYGDFFGRKDVSELEKLIINKNFEEDSIRNVFKDIDITDYFYNITIDNFIDCMFY; translated from the coding sequence ATGCTGTTTATCAGAAATGATTCAAAAAACCCTTATTACAACTTAGCTCTAGAAGAATATGCTCTAAAAAATCTACATTTAAATGATGATTTCCTCATATTATGGCAAAATGCTCATACTGTAGTTGTTGGAAGAAATCAAAATACTATAGAAGAAGTTAATAGTAAATATGTAAAAGAAAATGATGTGAATGTAGTAAGAAGAATGTCTGGAGGAGGAGCTGTTTATCATGACTTGGGTAATCTAAACTACACTTTTATTACTCGTTCAGATGACAATAGTAAAAATAACTTTGTAAAGTTTACAAAGCCTGTTATTGATGCTTTGGAAACTTTAGATGTACATGCTGAATTTTCTGGTAGAAATGATATAACTATAGACGGTAAAAAGATTTCTGGTAATGCTCAATATTACTATCAAGATAGAATGTTACATCATGGAACTATATTATTTGATGTTAACTCTGATATTCTAAAAGACGTTTTAAATGTTAAGCTTGATAAAATTGCATCTAAGGGAATAAAGTCTGTAAAGTCAAGAGTCACAAATATATGCCAACACCTTAAAGAGAAAATCACTATTGAAGAACTTAAAAATATACTATTAAAATTTATTTTAGAAACTAATGATATCTCAATCAAAGAATATATTTTATCTCCAAGTGATATTGATAATATAAATAAGCTTATGGAAGAAAAGTATTCAACTTGGGAATGGAACTATGGAGAATCTCCAAAATTTGAATTACAAAAGTCTAAAAGATATGAAGGCGGAAGTATAGATTTAAGATTAAATGTAAAAGAAGGTAACATAACAGCATTTAAAATATATGGTGATTTTTTTGGACGTAAAGATGTATCTGAACTTGAAAAGTTAATTATAAATAAAAATTTTGAAGAAGATTCAATAAGGAATGTATTTAAAGATATTGATATAACTGATTACTTTTATAATATAACAATTGATAACTTCATAGATTGTATGTTTTATTAA
- a CDS encoding FAD:protein FMN transferase: MNKKNIALIFVIALLALVGYKLFFSDSKKSEESKPISKTTYLMGTIINLNIFENASDDIFEKSFDIVKRIENKMSPNIENSEISTINKNAGISSTNVSQETFNVIEKSINYSNLSKGYFDISTGPLVNLWVIGTEKARVPSEDEIKQLLDKVGYKNIALDKNNSSVTLSKQGMMLDLGGIAKGYTADEIAKYLKSQNINKAIIDLGGNIYALGSKSNSEPWKIGVQNPFVDARGTHIGILSVRNKSVVTSGVYERFLEANKKRYHHILNPFTGYPIDNNLMSVTIVSDKSIDGDALSTSVFSLGLEEGLKLVKSQKNVEAIFVTNNKEVYITPGLKNNFELTDKNFKLKN, encoded by the coding sequence ATGAATAAAAAAAATATTGCTTTAATTTTTGTTATAGCTCTATTAGCGTTAGTTGGCTATAAGCTATTTTTTAGTGACTCTAAAAAGTCTGAAGAATCTAAACCTATTTCTAAGACAACCTATCTTATGGGAACTATTATTAATTTAAATATCTTTGAAAATGCATCAGATGATATTTTTGAAAAATCCTTTGATATAGTAAAGAGAATAGAAAATAAAATGAGTCCGAATATAGAAAATAGTGAAATTAGTACTATTAACAAAAATGCTGGTATATCTTCCACAAATGTATCTCAAGAAACTTTTAATGTAATAGAAAAAAGTATAAATTATTCTAATCTTTCCAAAGGATATTTTGATATAAGTACAGGTCCTTTAGTTAATCTATGGGTAATAGGAACTGAAAAAGCAAGGGTTCCTAGTGAAGATGAAATAAAACAACTGTTAGATAAAGTAGGTTATAAAAATATAGCTTTAGACAAAAACAATAGTAGTGTAACATTATCGAAACAAGGAATGATGCTAGACCTTGGAGGTATAGCTAAAGGATATACTGCTGATGAAATAGCTAAATATTTAAAGTCTCAAAATATAAATAAAGCTATTATAGATTTAGGTGGAAATATATATGCTCTTGGAAGTAAAAGCAACTCTGAACCTTGGAAAATTGGTGTTCAAAATCCTTTTGTAGATGCAAGAGGAACTCATATTGGTATTTTAAGTGTGAGAAATAAATCTGTAGTAACCTCTGGTGTTTATGAAAGATTTTTAGAGGCAAATAAAAAAAGGTATCATCATATATTAAATCCCTTTACAGGATATCCTATTGATAATAATTTGATGAGTGTAACTATAGTTTCTGACAAGTCTATAGATGGTGATGCTCTTTCAACTTCTGTATTTTCACTAGGTCTTGAAGAAGGCTTAAAACTAGTCAAAAGTCAAAAAAATGTTGAAGCAATATTTGTAACTAATAATAAAGAAGTATATATAACTCCAGGTCTTAAAAATAACTTTGAACTAACTGATAAAAATTTTAAACTTAAAAATTAG